One Tenebrio molitor chromosome 2, icTenMoli1.1, whole genome shotgun sequence genomic region harbors:
- the LOC138123876 gene encoding uncharacterized protein isoform X1 gives MNTVSNSAEDEIKLWLKCALAKENLVDFTVSRTGNSEKGDGYMGDIVFVTVSALTTNNCSKVYHLVLKCSKKSQALRENVPVKASFENEIHFYMNILPFFWKFAADKGITEVFNSVPKFYGSFTAKDIEVIVFENLKSKNYFLFDRTKPLPRNHLELILEQYGKFHASSAAMQLQQPDIFKQIVEGIQDIWGIFTEKTDAEEFFQHPLDEIYELLKLDLTPEVAEKLKNFKKQISYIMKELIYDESHFFVVTHGDCWNNNFMFTSEGENGQLLKVAMLDWQTIKLCSPAVDVAYFILACSSEEDIIQCDDLLKIYYNSFSNELKNLGSDAETILPFSQFIQDFKLFGKYGLLITTLAIKAALSDKEEAPDIAETAVSGFEKTFSYKSKNQSSLKSRMLYIVKHAADQGIL, from the exons ATGAATACTGTGTCAAACAGTGCAgaagatgaaataaaattatggttGAAATGTGCTCTGGCAAAGGAAAATCTTGTAGATTTCACCGTAAGTCGCACGGGAAATTCCGAAAAAGGTGATGGCTACATGGGTGACATTGTTTTCGTTACTGTGTCTGCTTTAACAACAAATAATTGTTCAAAGGTGTAtcatttggtattaaaatgtAGCAAGAAGAGTCAAGCTTTAAGGGAAAATGTACCAGTCAAAGcaagttttgaaaatgaaattcatttttatatgaaCATATTACcctttttttggaaatttgcaGCAGATAAAGGTATTACCGAAGTTTTTAACAGTGTTCCTAAGTTTTATGGAAGTTTCACGGCCAAAGATATAGAGGTCATAGTTTTTGAAAACctaaaaagcaaaaattatttcttgtttgacaGGACAAAACCACTGCCAAGAAATCATCTTGAATTGATTCTCGAACAATATGGAAAATTTCATGCAAGTTCAGCAGCAATGCAACTCCAACAGCCAGacatatttaaacaaattgttgAAGGAATCCAGGATATCTGGGGAATATTTACAGAAAAAACTGATGCAGAAGAGTTTTTTCAGCATCCACTAgatgaaatttatgaattactGAAGCTTGACTTGACACCAGAAGTAGCAGAAaagctgaaaaatttcaagaaaCAAATTTCCTACATCATGAAGGAATTAATATATGATGAAAGTCACTTTTTTGTGGTTACTCATGGTGACTGCTGGAATAATAACTTCATGTTTACATCAGAG GGTGAAAATGGACAGTTGCTAAAAGTAGCCATGTTGGATTGGCAGACTATCAAATTGTGCAGTCCAGCTGTTGATGTAGCTTATTTCATACTCGCTTGCAGctctgaagaagatataattCAATGTGATGACTTGTTGAAAATATATTACAATAGCTTTTccaatgaattaaaaaatctagGAAGCGATGCTGAAACAATATTACCATTTTCTCAATTTATTcaagattttaaattatttggaaaATATGGATTATTGATTACAACGTTAGCGATTAAAGCTGCTCTCAGTGATAAGGAGGAAGCTCCTGATATTGCTGAAACTGCAGTAAGTGGTTTtgagaaaacattttcatataAAAGTAAGAATCAGTCTAGTCTTAAAAGCAGAATGCTGTATATTGTAAAACATGCTGCAGACCAAGGTAtcttgtaa
- the LOC138124871 gene encoding uncharacterized protein yields MTSRRHDLKSEITSWLSEALKNDDLQDLSVNILGNTDKGDGYMGDIMFVHAMGTSKQDPSKEYNLVLKCSKRSQALRETIPVERTFLNEMSVYNSVIPIFVKFQKDRGIRTPFDSVPKCYGTFRGENVEVIVFENLKKNGYDLWPKKDPVTRRHLEMVVSEYGKFHAISVAMREQQSNKFNELTNLLGDHFKEFIEATDFVNLFEKMIDETCELLKLDLDERILKKWRDFKNQAHYVLVDMLENIDGLKVIIHGDCWNNNFMYKFENGNRNVPLKVAILDWQVSRYSSPILDLSYYILGCISEKELEYLDEILITYYHSFTDQLKQLGIDDPEVLYPLQQFLDEWKKYCKFGVMLAALVMKVCATDKDEVVDLDDFAEKGEDISNTFLNEIKDKDTFRKRLRPIVEYAVTHELI; encoded by the exons atgacAAGTAGACGTCACGACCTTAAGAGTGAAATCACTTCTTGGTTATCAGAAGCTTTGAAGAACGATGATTTGCAAGATCTTTCCGTGAACATTTTGGGAAATACTGATAAAGGTGATGGATACATGGGAGACATAATGTTTGTACATGCGATGGGCACATCTAAACAAGATCCAAGCAAAGAATACAATCTGGTACTGAAATGCAGCAAGAGGAGTCAAGCCTTACGAGAAACCATTCCAGTAGAAAGAACTTTTCTGAATGAAATGTCCGTTTACAACAGTGTAATAcccatttttgttaaatttcaaaaagacaGGGGAATTCGTACTCCTTTCGACAGCGTACCGAAATGTTATGGAACGTTCAGAGGTGAAAATGTGGAGGTGATTGTTTTTGAAAACTTGAAAAAGAACGGGTATGATTTGTGGCCTAAGAAAGATCCAGTAACGAGAAGACATCTCGAAATGGTCGTTTCAGAATATGGAAAGTTTCACGCCATTTCTGTTGCAATGAGAGAGCAACAGTCcaataaatttaatgaacTGACTAACTTGCTGGGTGATCATTTCAAGGAGTTTATTGAAGCTACTGACTTTGTAAACCTTTTTGAAAAGATGATTGATGAAACATGTGAATTATTGAAACTTGATCTCGATGAacgaattttaaagaaatggAGGGATTTCAAAAACCAAGCTCACTATGTGCTAGTCGACATGCTTGAGAATATAGACGGATTGAAAGTAATCATCCATGGAGACTGTTGGAACAACAACTTTATGTATAAATTTGAA AATGGAAACCGCAACGTACCACTTAAAGTTGCCATTTTAGATTGGCAAGTTTCAAGATATTCTTCTCCAATTTTGGATTTGTCTTATTACATTCTCGGCTGCATATCCGAAAAAGAGTTGGAATATTTAgacgaaattttaataacttacTACCACTCTTTTACAGATCAGTTGAAACAATTGGGTATAGATGATCCAGAGGTGCTGTATCCACTTCAGCAATTTTTAGATGAATGGAAGAAATATTGCAAATTTGGTGTTATGTTGGCAGCtttagttatgaaagtctgtGCCACTGACAAAGACGAAGTTGTCGACCTGGATGACTTTGCTGAAAAAGGAGAAGATATcagtaatacatttttaaatgaaattaaggATAAAGACACTTTTCGAAAGAGACTTCGACCCATCGTTGAGTACGCCGTTACACATGagttaatttaa
- the LOC138123876 gene encoding uncharacterized protein isoform X2 translates to MNTVSNSAEDEIKLWLKCALAKENLVDFTVSRTGNSEKGDGYMGDIVFVTVSALTTNNCSKVYHLVLKCSKKSQALRENVPVKASFENEIHFYMNILPFFWKFAADKGITEVFNSVPKFYGSFTAKDIEVIVFENLKSKNYFLFDRTKPLPRNHLELILEQYGKFHARIQDIWGIFTEKTDAEEFFQHPLDEIYELLKLDLTPEVAEKLKNFKKQISYIMKELIYDESHFFVVTHGDCWNNNFMFTSEGENGQLLKVAMLDWQTIKLCSPAVDVAYFILACSSEEDIIQCDDLLKIYYNSFSNELKNLGSDAETILPFSQFIQDFKLFGKYGLLITTLAIKAALSDKEEAPDIAETAVSGFEKTFSYKSKNQSSLKSRMLYIVKHAADQGIL, encoded by the exons ATGAATACTGTGTCAAACAGTGCAgaagatgaaataaaattatggttGAAATGTGCTCTGGCAAAGGAAAATCTTGTAGATTTCACCGTAAGTCGCACGGGAAATTCCGAAAAAGGTGATGGCTACATGGGTGACATTGTTTTCGTTACTGTGTCTGCTTTAACAACAAATAATTGTTCAAAGGTGTAtcatttggtattaaaatgtAGCAAGAAGAGTCAAGCTTTAAGGGAAAATGTACCAGTCAAAGcaagttttgaaaatgaaattcatttttatatgaaCATATTACcctttttttggaaatttgcaGCAGATAAAGGTATTACCGAAGTTTTTAACAGTGTTCCTAAGTTTTATGGAAGTTTCACGGCCAAAGATATAGAGGTCATAGTTTTTGAAAACctaaaaagcaaaaattatttcttgtttgacaGGACAAAACCACTGCCAAGAAATCATCTTGAATTGATTCTCGAACAATATGGAAAATTTCATGCAA GAATCCAGGATATCTGGGGAATATTTACAGAAAAAACTGATGCAGAAGAGTTTTTTCAGCATCCACTAgatgaaatttatgaattactGAAGCTTGACTTGACACCAGAAGTAGCAGAAaagctgaaaaatttcaagaaaCAAATTTCCTACATCATGAAGGAATTAATATATGATGAAAGTCACTTTTTTGTGGTTACTCATGGTGACTGCTGGAATAATAACTTCATGTTTACATCAGAG GGTGAAAATGGACAGTTGCTAAAAGTAGCCATGTTGGATTGGCAGACTATCAAATTGTGCAGTCCAGCTGTTGATGTAGCTTATTTCATACTCGCTTGCAGctctgaagaagatataattCAATGTGATGACTTGTTGAAAATATATTACAATAGCTTTTccaatgaattaaaaaatctagGAAGCGATGCTGAAACAATATTACCATTTTCTCAATTTATTcaagattttaaattatttggaaaATATGGATTATTGATTACAACGTTAGCGATTAAAGCTGCTCTCAGTGATAAGGAGGAAGCTCCTGATATTGCTGAAACTGCAGTAAGTGGTTTtgagaaaacattttcatataAAAGTAAGAATCAGTCTAGTCTTAAAAGCAGAATGCTGTATATTGTAAAACATGCTGCAGACCAAGGTAtcttgtaa
- the LOC138123876 gene encoding uncharacterized protein isoform X3 gives MNILPFFWKFAADKGITEVFNSVPKFYGSFTAKDIEVIVFENLKSKNYFLFDRTKPLPRNHLELILEQYGKFHASSAAMQLQQPDIFKQIVEGIQDIWGIFTEKTDAEEFFQHPLDEIYELLKLDLTPEVAEKLKNFKKQISYIMKELIYDESHFFVVTHGDCWNNNFMFTSEGENGQLLKVAMLDWQTIKLCSPAVDVAYFILACSSEEDIIQCDDLLKIYYNSFSNELKNLGSDAETILPFSQFIQDFKLFGKYGLLITTLAIKAALSDKEEAPDIAETAVSGFEKTFSYKSKNQSSLKSRMLYIVKHAADQGIL, from the exons atgaaCATATTACcctttttttggaaatttgcaGCAGATAAAGGTATTACCGAAGTTTTTAACAGTGTTCCTAAGTTTTATGGAAGTTTCACGGCCAAAGATATAGAGGTCATAGTTTTTGAAAACctaaaaagcaaaaattatttcttgtttgacaGGACAAAACCACTGCCAAGAAATCATCTTGAATTGATTCTCGAACAATATGGAAAATTTCATGCAAGTTCAGCAGCAATGCAACTCCAACAGCCAGacatatttaaacaaattgttgAAGGAATCCAGGATATCTGGGGAATATTTACAGAAAAAACTGATGCAGAAGAGTTTTTTCAGCATCCACTAgatgaaatttatgaattactGAAGCTTGACTTGACACCAGAAGTAGCAGAAaagctgaaaaatttcaagaaaCAAATTTCCTACATCATGAAGGAATTAATATATGATGAAAGTCACTTTTTTGTGGTTACTCATGGTGACTGCTGGAATAATAACTTCATGTTTACATCAGAG GGTGAAAATGGACAGTTGCTAAAAGTAGCCATGTTGGATTGGCAGACTATCAAATTGTGCAGTCCAGCTGTTGATGTAGCTTATTTCATACTCGCTTGCAGctctgaagaagatataattCAATGTGATGACTTGTTGAAAATATATTACAATAGCTTTTccaatgaattaaaaaatctagGAAGCGATGCTGAAACAATATTACCATTTTCTCAATTTATTcaagattttaaattatttggaaaATATGGATTATTGATTACAACGTTAGCGATTAAAGCTGCTCTCAGTGATAAGGAGGAAGCTCCTGATATTGCTGAAACTGCAGTAAGTGGTTTtgagaaaacattttcatataAAAGTAAGAATCAGTCTAGTCTTAAAAGCAGAATGCTGTATATTGTAAAACATGCTGCAGACCAAGGTAtcttgtaa
- the LOC138122677 gene encoding uncharacterized protein encodes MIAKESEIRFWLTNISTEENLDDFSVNILGNAAKGEGYAGDIVFVSLNSAESQKEYHLVLKCSKQNKTFRETTPVKESFTNEIYVYDRVFPVFTQFQLKNQIENPFDSVPNYYGKFMNENIEVLVFDNVKNAGYSLWNKKNSWTRKHINMVVEDYGKFHAVSFAMQDQHPEQFEELSSGLQEVFKMFLKSNGLDGMFILSTWKNFKSQIDYIFYDMCKEPDVKKVIIHGDCWNNNYMFKYAADNQILSVEVAILDWQTSTYSSPIIDLPYFLFACISKEDIEDLDEILRLYHKSLTSHLSRMGADSNLLYPMDTFLQDWKKYSRFGAALSSLVFKVSATESDEVIDFTEATENGGNVSTAFSYYGGQ; translated from the exons ATGATTGCGAAGGAGAGTGAAATTCGTTTCTGGTTAACAAATATCTCAACCGAAGAAAACCTTGATGATTTTTCCGTGAATATATTGGGAAACGCTGCAAAAGGTGAGGGATACGCTGGAGATATAGTTTTTGTTAGTCTGAATAGTGCTGAATCTCAAAAGGAATACCATCTTGTGTTAAAATGCagcaaacaaaataaaacttttagagaAACGACTCCAGTCAAAGAATCTTTTACTAATGAAATTTACGTATACGATAGAGTGTTCCCTGTTTTTACTCAGTTTCAACTCAAAAATCAAATCGAGAATCCTTTTGACAGTGTTCCAAATTATTACGGTAAATTTATGAACGAAAATATAGAGGTTCTAGTTTTTGATAATGTGAAAAATGCTGGTTATTCCTTGTGGAACAAGAAGAATTCATGGACGAGAAAACATATAAATATGGTTGTCGAGGATTATGGTAAATTTCATGCTGTTTCCTTTGCGATGCAAGACCAGCATCCAGAGCAATTCGAAGAATTAAGTAGCGGATTGCAGgaagtttttaaaatgtttttgaaatcaaATGGTTTAGACggtatgtttattttaagcACATGGAAAAACTTTAAAAGCCAAATAGATTATATTTTCTATGACATGTGCAAAGAACCAGAcgtaaaaaaagtaattatcCATGGGGACTGTTGGAACAACAATTACATGTTTAAGTACGCT GCTGACAACCAAATCCTGTCAGTAGAAGTAGCAATTTTGGACTGGCAAACATCAACCTATTCTTCGCCGATTATCGATCTGCCATACTTTTTATTCGCTTGTATATCCAAAGAAGACATAGAAGATTTAGATGAGATTTTGCGACTTTACCACAAATCTTTAACGTCGCATTTAAGTAGAATGGGGGCTGATTCTAATTTGTTATATCCAATGGACACGTTTTTACAAGACTGGAAGAAATATAGTAGATTCGGTGCTGCACTGAGCAGTCTAGTGTTCAAAGTTTCTGCAACGGAATCAGATGAAGTGATTGATTTCACCGAAGCAACCGAAAATGGGGGAAATGTTAGTACAGCATTttcgtactatggcggacaataa
- the LOC138122676 gene encoding uncharacterized protein, which produces MATLNVDARSEIESWLKTVLEKDKLKSISVADLGTSEVGDGYLGDIVFASVSGKTEDGSAKEYNFVLKCSKRSQALRESALVQVYMNEIFVYDQLFPSFAQFEKDKDIETPFDSVPKCYGTFVGDQMEVIVLENLKKIGYKLWPKRESLTRSHIDMVIKEYSKFHAISVAMKHQQPDKFQELINTFDQNKNIMLGFGRMDLVFASYLEEAYELLKKELDEKFTLKLKHFSEQVNLILAEMNDNTSRFKVFTHGDCWNNNFMFKYNNDDSKTPTKVAILDWQIARYSTLIFDLSYFLFACISKDDVKDIGDILSTYHKAFTNHLKRLGVEESNELYPFQQFLDDWNKYCKQGILMATLVAKVCSSEKDEVKDIARSADDGKDFSQTFMTVLEKENLKDISIDDLATPGKGDGYLGDIVFASVSGRTQEESTKIYDLVLKCSKRSQALRETSSLVQIFMNEIFVYRELFPSFANFEKEKKVENPFNSVAKCYGSFVGDNIEVIVLENLKKNGYDLWPKNESLTRSHIELVIKEYGKYHAISVAMREQQPDKFQKLVDISEQNINKLTGFDSIDVAFRSCIEESYELLKNDIDEEILLKWRNFKDQVKSLYEDVNKSVTGLKVITHGDCWNNNFMYKYNNDKSPIKVAILDWQFAKYTSLIFDLSYFLFACVSKDDIKDLEDILKVYYESFTNHLKCLGVEEPNAFYPFHQLLEEWKNYSRYGILSSTLATKFTSAEEDEVVDLAEAADRGNASQSFMIQLRNTDHFKSRMQFIVPYVVTHELV; this is translated from the exons ATGGCAACTTTAAACGTTGACGCCAGAAGTGAAATAGAATCGTGGCTAAAGACAGTGCTAGAAAAAGACAAATTGAAAAGTATTTCCGTCGCCGACTTGGGAACTTCAGAAGTAGGAGATGGCTACTTGGGAGACATAGTTTTTGCATCCGTGTCAGGAAAAACCGAAGATGGATCAGCCAAAGAATACAACTTTGTCTTGAAATGCAGTAAACGAAGCCAAGCTTTACGGGAAAGTGCGCTAGTACAAGTGTAtatgaatgaaatatttgtCTACGATCAGTTGTTCCCGAGTTTTGCACAATTTGAAAAGGATAAGGATATCGAGACTCCCTTTGACAGTGTACCCAAATGTTATGGAACCTTCGTCGGAGACCAGATGGAAGTAATCGTTCTggaaaatttgaagaaaattggGTATAAATTATGGCCTAAGCGGGAATCATTGACCAGAAGTCATATCGACATGGTGATCAAGGAATACAGCAAATTCCACGCAATTTCAGTTGCTATGAAACACCAACAACCAGATAAATTTCAAGAACTGATCAACACCTTCgaccaaaacaaaaatataatgttgGGATTTGGAAGGATGGACTTGGTCTTTGCCTCATACCTAGAGGAAGCCTACGAACTGTTAAAAAAAGAACTCGATGAAAAATTTACACTGAAATTGAAGCACTTCAGCGAGCAGGTGAATTTAATACTAGCAGAGATGAACGACAACACGTCAAGATTTAAAGTATTCACTCATGGTGATTGTTGGAATAACAATTTCATGTTCAAGTACAAC AATGACGACTCAAAAACACCAACGAAAGTTGCCATTCTGGATTGGCAGATTGCCAGATATTCTACTCTCATATTTGATTTATCATACTTCTTATTTGCTTGCATATCCAAGGATGATGTAAAAGATATTGGAGACATTTTATCCACTTATCACAAAGCTTTTACAAACCATTTGAAACGTCTCGGAGTAGAAGAATCAAATGAATTGTACCCGTTTCAACAGTTTTTAGATGATTGGAATAAGTACTGCAAACAGGGTATTTTAATGGCTACTCTCGTGGCGAAAGTATGTTCCAGTGAAAAGGACGAAGTTAAGGATATAGCTCGGTCTGCTGATGATGGAAAAGACTTCAGTCAGACTTTTAtg ACAGTtttggaaaaagaaaatttaaaagatattTCTATCGACGACTTGGCGACTCCTGGCAAGGGTGATGGCTATTTGGGAGACATAGTTTTTGCATCCGTATCAGGAAGAACCCAAGAAGAGTCCACAAAAATCTATGACTTAGTTTTGAAATGCAGCAAACGAAGTCAAGCTTTACGAGAAACGTCTTCACTAGTACAAATATTCATGAATGAAATATTCGTCTACAGGGAGCTCTTTCCTAGTTTTGCCAACTTCgaaaaagagaagaaagtAGAGAATCCCTTTAACAGTGTGGCCAAGTGTTACGGATCTTTCGTAGGAGACAACATCGAAGTTATTGTTCTcgaaaatttgaagaaaaatggtTACGACTTGTGGCCTAAAAATGAATCACTGACAAGAAGTCACATCGAGTTGGTGATCAAAGAGTATGGAAAATATCACGCAATTTCAGTTGCAATGAGAGAGCAACAACcagataaatttcaaaaactagTCGACATTTCGgaacaaaatataaataaactaaCTGGCTTCGATTCCATAGACGTAGCTTTCAGATCGTGCATTGAAGAATCATACGAGTTGCTCAAAAATGATATTGACGAAGAGATTCTGTTGAAATGGAGAAATTTCAAAGATCAAGTAAAGTCTCTGTATGAAGATGTGAACAAAAGTGTCACAGGATTAAAAGTAATTACTCATGGAGACTGTTGGAATAACAACTTCATGTACAAGTATAAC AATGACAAGTCCCCCATAAAAGTTGCCATTCTGGACTGGCAATTCGCAAAATATACTTCattaatatttgatttgtCATATTTCTTATTTGCTTGCGTATCCAAAGATGACATAAAAGATCTTGAAGATATTTTAAAAGTCTACTATGAGTCTTTTacaaatcatttgaaatgtcTCGGAGTTGAAGAACCAAATGCTTTTTACCCGTTTCATCAGTTGTTAGAAGAATGGAAAAATTACAGCAGATATGGCATTTTATCGTCTACTCTCGCAACGAAATTTACTTCTGCTGAAGAAGATGAAGTTGTTGATTTAGCTGAAGCTGCTGATCGTGGCAACGCCAGTCAGAGCTTTATGATTCAGTTAAGAAACACCGACCATTTCAAAAGCAGAATGCAATTCATTGTCCCGTATGTGGTAACACATGAAttagtttaa